The region TAAGCTTTTCTCGCTTTGCTAGTATTTTAGAATGTTAAGCCGGTGTAGCGTTTGGCTGTAATGATGAGTGTTGCCGTAGCCACCCTCCAGTGCATAGGCAGACACTCAGCAGAGCATGTGCTTCACCCTTTTCAGGACCCCATCCTACGGCGCTCTGGGATGTACACGGTGGCCATGGCGTACTgcggctctggcaacaacaaaGCCATCAGACGGCTGCTGCACGTAGCTGTGAGTCTAACAACCCCGCACCCCTGTCACACCAGGCACTTCTCCACACACTGGCCATCTGCAGGGCAGCAGCCAAGAAGAGAGTCCTCGGGGGCTTTGCTGTTCCTATCAACAGGCTCTGGGAAAGGGGAATTGTTTAGAATGATGATAATGTCAAATatgccaatttttttttatgcgtTTTCTCAGATGAGGCAATTCTGATATCATCTGTGACAATGATGAAATCAGCTGCATATATTTCCTGAAGGAATGTTTGTTTCACCTTACAAATAAGTTTTCCTTAAATGTTGAGTCATGCTACTGTCTGTTAGGTGGTTTAACAAGCAAGAAGTTGAATGAAATTGATGTCTAAGCCAATCAGAATAATCCGCAAGTATGGGCTGGATATCTGAGAATCACGGTTATTTCATTAAAGATGGATAGAGACCTCTGGAGCGTTTCTAAATATTGTAATGCTTTTCTGTAATTGAAATGCATAAAGTCAGTTCTGAAACTGATAATGCCTGACTTTACTGAAACTGAACATTATTCATATCTATAATTTACTGTGCCATGTACAGTGAAGgtgaaaatttttttttttttagaaattttTGTCCGTTGGCTAAACTTTTTAGGTCTTACTGCGTTAATGTCATtttatgactactttggcattCATGCTGCAGGCAGCTTACCTGGATTTGAAATAAGCTGATAAGCTTTTAATCAGCCTTAAGCCACAGCAGAAAGGAAAAGCACATTCTTACTAAGACACATGAGCTGTCCATGGGCTGATTTTTAGGGCCCCCTTGTGTTTTGACTGCCTGTTCTATGGAGAGAAATGCTGGCGCTAAATGTACCACATGGGTCTTTATTCCTCCTTCCACCAATAGATGGCAGTGCTTGCATATCTGACTGAAGGTCAATTACATCGCTTTGTGTGCTTGTATCTGGTCACTCAATACGTTTGCATGGACAGCTAAGGCAATCTACGGTTATAGCTTCCCTGTGCCTTTTATGCCTTGTCCCAGAATACATGCATGAGAGCAGAATCGATCTATTGACCAAAGTATGTCTGACTCCGTCACggacgtaaaaaaaaaataataaatttataattatacaagatcaGGATAGAGAAACATGAAATACAGTATTTTGTATTATATACTGTAATAGCACAGTATTGCAATTTTTTTTCAgatattgcaatgtgattttgtcaagtattggggtatttatgatacaaaaaggagttcaacataaatttctcTCAAACCTGtttaggagtgatttaaacagcgagGATGTAAATGATTATAATTGTCTCAGGGAacactcatgcaaaagcagtggagATGGACTtttaagctttttttaaaacatatgcTAGATAGTCTTGAAAAGAAATAAGCATTAAAATTGTAAAACttgctaagttttttttttttttttctctccctatGACAGAGTATAAAAGTTGTTGCAAGACTTAAACTCCCTGTGCTATAATATCTGTATCAAATTGAAGgaaagaaaaagcctgatcttaatctagctaaCTAGCGATGCAAGAATTGGATTCGCATAGCAtgtgatgttggtattaatatcatgCATCGTTCAGTCTTACcgcatgtttaaaaatcagtttaaagtttacctccgctgCTTTTGCATTAGCACTACAtgtttcagtacaaaataccccgcCTCGTGTTGTCATTTGGCGCCGGTACAGTTTTTACGGTAGGAGAAAACGTACTCTGAAGTACCGTACAGAGCGCGTAGGCCAGTTTGAGTCCTATTGAATGTATACATGCAGGAGTAAATCGACTCCCAAGCGCTTTATCTGGATTTCTTAGTCTGACAAAGAGAAATTCGACGTAGTATGATTTCTGTCTGGTTAACATGTTTACATGTACTAATGTAAACATGTAGTACTAATGTACTAATTAATGTGCATGTAAATGTACTGACTGCGATGAACTGGCCAGTCAAAAGACTAATTGTGCCTTTAATCAAAGATTGATAAATGTTGTAATGGCTTCAGGCTTTACTGCTGTACTACTAGCTGTTACTTAAAAGGAAATGTAATATTTTCAGGCATTCCTGTTATTTATAATTTTCAAATATTTAGGAAAGAATTACATTGCAGAGTAGCTTTGATCATGCCCACAAATATGTTTCTGCCGGGTGTGTGCCTTTGTGCTAACTGTGTGTGCTTTTTGGATAGGTGAGTGACGTCAATGACGATGTGAGGCGGGCCGCAGTGGAGTCAATCGGGTTTATCTTGTTCAGGTATGGTCATTTCACCTGCTGTCATACCGTTTTCCACCACTGGGTTGCTGCTTCTGCGTTTTGATTCCTCTGCTGTGGCATGCTTTGCTGCTAATTCTAAGTATGTGTACACAAAGCGAGAATTCCATTCATGGCTTAGGAATACTTTCCAAATTTGTGTGGAAAGTGTCATATAGATCCAATCATTCATTTTATCTTCCGTTTTTAACATTCCAAATCAGCTTCAGACATCATTTCCATGCTTCTTGTGAAAGTAGGTTTTTCCCTTCTGGGTTTTGGCCTGTGTCAAAACCAAAACATTAGTACCTTCCCGGTGTTTTCATTTGGTTTGTGGTAATTATGCTTGGTACTTCCAGTGTTTCAAACTGACTGATCGTGCAGATTGCTTCTTCATGGGTCGACAGACACGTCTGTTAGTTGGACTTGGCACGCTAGTCTCATTTCAGCTTTCTCTTCTGTGCTTAATGCTGGGTGAGTGTGTCATTCAAATGCTGGGGGATTATTACGaatctttattttaatataatgccTGGGCATAGGGGGTGATGCAATGACTGTGTAACCCCCAGTGTAATAGGGTGCCAGTGTTTGTATTTCTGTATCTTCTCAAACGGTCCTTGGGGCTTTCCATcttgtccacatttttgctccctctctctgGGCATCCGcaaggaccaggttgagaaacactgctctaaatgACTTGTGTCCTGTCCTGAATGTCCCCTTCCCTGATTGCTTGCTTTAGTGTTATGCTGCATACACCTttgtggaaagtggatggatatgGGCAGAGGGGCTTGCCCATCGTACTGTAAGGCAGGGTGACTGTCGCTTTCTGCCTCAGTAGACCACACTGGATTATTGATAAGGGATCAGTGTATGCACCGCCTGTGTTCCGGCAGGACATTGTATCCACTCTCCATGGAATGGTGAGAGTGTGGCGGGGAAGTTTATCATGGAAATATGCTCTGCTTCTGCTTAGCCTCTTCATCTCATGTTCCCTTTTGCTGTTTATATCATCCCATCCTTCATCTTTCCGTCTAAATTCCCACACTGGACTGCAGAAAGGTATTAAACATCATCCCGGGCCAAACTGAAGAACAGTGGACCTATTTTAAGCCCAAAAAAGGTTATGCGATATTGTTGTGATCAATCGACTGTAAGACAAACCCATTGTAAATCTTAGTGATGTTTAGAAAGTCTTAACAGCAGCCCTTCAGAAGAGCTGGGCTGGGGTGTCAGACAGGCGGCTTTTGGGTTGGGCTGCTTGATTACTTTTAAGACAATCTCAATTCATTCACCTAAGCAATTTCTCTCTCAAATGACAGATTCTGCCATGTTTCCATTAGCAAGAAGACCCATTGCATTCCCTTAAGCTGCCTCAACAAATGACAGGACTTCATTGCACCATGTGACTGGGAATAGGGGCAGAATAACAGGTGTTATAATAAAGAGCAGGCAAGGTTTAagttttagcattttttttgcatttggaGTTTGTTAAAAACCAGCACTGTGCCCTTGCAAAGTTGATGTGACAGTCCCTTTTCAGTAACGGTCATATTGTTGGAGGTGCAATCATGTCGAAATTTTGACCAATAGCGATATCGATATATTTTTGTCTAATATCATTGGTTGTAATAAACAGCTAACCTCTGAGCGACCTGTGAGGAGGGAGGGTTACCAGCAGTGAAACTTGCTGCACACATTAGTGGAATGATCtcctttttattctgtggaaaatataTGAGCAATGTaatgatttaataatgaattgtaAACAGGTGCTTTGAATGAATTCGGGCAGGTGCTTTGAGACCAAGTATGAATGAGCCGATGAAATCTTTCTCCAGAATGAGAAATTTCTGATTTGTCCAATGCAATCATCTGTGATTTCAGTAGGTCATACATCGCAATAGGACATTTTGGTCAATGATGGACTATATATTTGACGGTGGTCCCATAAAATTATACTGTAGCAGCTGAAAAATTCCTATTGCCTAGCGATGTCTTAGTGCAACACTTTACATGTTTTTGCTAATGTTGGTGCAAACAAACCTACTGCACTGCCAGTCGTATAAAATTATAGCCCATACAATTATAAACAGTGCATAATACTTGATAACTATTGATTTATGTATTATACTTATAATTTTTATAGGGTACTCTTTCTATTTGTAAAAATACTGTAGTCCATGATATTTTCACAACTATTTGGTGCGGCTAAATATTGATGTACtgaacatttttcatttttgggTGCGTCCTACCTAGTGTTGGGCGGTATTCCGGTTCATACCGAAAACCGTTTATTTTTGTTATGATACcaacagtgtggttttcgcgtCATTCGCCACACTTCACACAACTCCACTACAGTGCAGCCTCTCCCCTCCTCAATAGCTGCTGAACGCATTCACGCCggttaacacacacataccgagtTGGCTGAACATGGCATATGCTGCAGTTGAAAGCActtggtgtaaaaaaaaaaaaaaaaaaaaaaaaagtttggaagTATTTTGCAGATGAGTGTGGAAAGGCTAAAAATGTCGATAAGCTTCTAAGCAAACTGTTATTCAAAGTTGTGGCGATGAAGTGAAGTAGCACGTCAAACCTGGCGAAGCATCTTAAACACCAACATCCTGGCTAATAAtggctaataataaaataatatagttaATGTGGGAATAAcgcaaaaatgtaaaacaaaaatgtgttctgTAAAATCCTGTGAAATGTAATTAACGtcgttatatataaaaaaatttaaaataaaataaataccgTTGTATACCACGAAACTGatataacttaaaaaaaaataccatgACGTAAAGTTTTGGTCATACCGCCCAGGTCTAGTCCTAACTGAAAACAGTGTTAAGTAATTGCTAAGTGTACCTTATGGTTATTGTGGTGGTCAGGGACTCTGACCAATTGTACTTCCTGGGATGCATTTCCTACTCTTCTTTTTAGTTCTTTAGTTTTGTTTGACCAGGAACTAATGGAAGTGAGGCTTATGATGACAAACTTTgttgattggttgaccacaagagcagggaaaagagagagaaatagTGACGCAAAAATGGAACAGGTGCATTTGAAGTACAGTAAATACATTAATGAATACCTTCTTTTGCTTGTCTCGGTATTTCTCCCTCGGACAATTCGATCTCTCTAATTAAACGTGAAAGTTGTCTTCTGTTTTGCGCTCTTACTTTCCTGTCTGTAGGTCTCATatttctttcattcatttttattacagGTTAAGTAACAAGGCAAATTTAACCAGCACCAATGTTCTATCACCGCTATCGATGGACCCTCTACCCTCAGCCATTTGCCAGGCAGGGGGGAGGTTGATATTGGTGAAACTTGCAGTGCTTGCTAGGGCAGATTAGCGGAATGGCATtacattgttttatattctgtggaaaacaatATCGAGCTgtaggccagatttaataatgaactaTAAAGCTGCTACGGACTGAGGCTTTGAGACATTGTATAAAAGGTGAATGAGCCAATGAAATCCTGCACTATTTTTCGTTCTTGTTTTCATGTAACCTAGCAAAAGTTCCAGTGTTGCCTAATTCAGTGTGGAAGCGCTGAATGGTCTTCCGGGGAATTCTCTACTATTAGCAGACCTGCCTTTCTGTGGCCTGACAAAACCACTGGTCATGGTCCAGTAGCCACAtgggcagaggtggaaagtacaaatccagaccaaggttgtgtttcaaccaaccagttgagtgcacTGTGATTGTGAATCTTTACTCAGCTGGTTAGATCCCATGGGCCTGAATTTTCCTCCTCTACACATGGGTGCATTTGTTGGCCAGCGTTTCCAGCTGTGGTGATTTGTGCCAACCACATCACGCATTCTTTGGTTGTTCATTATGGCAAAAATCTTTGCCTGGGGAAAACACTTCATCACTGCTGCCTATTGCCCATTTAACTAGGTGCAGTAAACCAGAGCACCACATCTCAAGCTGATATAATTGATAGATGGCTGAAATGCACAGAATTTCTGAAATGGATTTTGAATGGGCAGTAATTATTTGGATCGTGTTCTAGTTGAAGGATTTTCCCTCCTTCATACTTTGCGACGTAGTCCATGTACTGTACGTAGCTGTCGGTCTGCTGAAGGGCACCCTCTTCAGTTAGCTAACCACTGGAGAACATCTTGCATGAGTAGTAATGTGTGACATCAGTGTTCTGGCTTTGAAAACATGGACTCCGTAAACATGTCTGGAAGTTTGTTTGGATTTCTTAATTTGAAACTGACTTAACCCATAAACTCCCCTTGGAGGCCACTTTTTATGATAAGGTACAGTGACCACTGCTGAATACAGTGCAAGGAAACCCAAGATGATGTTTATGTTGACAATAAAAGTgaaattattatacaatttgttaaaTTTTTTCTTCTAAGAACatatgcttttttatttttttggaccATCTTGTGTGCTGTATATTTTACCATATGCATTATTTGTAAAAGCATGTTTGCACTTATCTCTGATTCTATAGATTTGATATTTGTAACCCGGCAAGGCTGTTACAGATTGGCGGAGGCCCCCTTAGTGTCAGGATTACTCCTGTGGTGTCTGAACCCACTGCCCAGAGCACTGAGGAAGGCAGGAAGGTTACACCAGAAAAATGAATTAATTGTGGTGATATAAATCCACATCCAGAGCTTATAGAGCTGCTGTCAAAGGGCCCTGGCTAGGCACCGTGCCCTCTGGGAAAAgcatacattttatttgtttcttgaGACGATACTCTTAGTATCGTTTAATTTCTTGGTGAATCTGTTCCATCGTCTGCTTGCCATTCCCTAGAACTGTAAGGCTCAGTTTGTATCCTGTTATTGCCTTCTGAAAGCTACAGGTAGCTGACCTGTTCTTCTGCTTTGCTGCCGATCTCTTTGAGAGGCAGAGTGTCCAGCAggatggtgggggagggggctgtggGTACTGGTCGCCGCCGGAGTGGGCTCTGGTATGTCGAGTTTATGCCATTCTTCATGAACAGCTTGGAGTTCTCAGCCACGGAAGAGTGGAAGGAGATCTTACCGTGGCTCTGGTGGGCCGCCCTGGGGGGGCGTGCGCTGCCATAGTCACATGTGATGTAGCGGCTAAAAGCCTGTCGGAAGGTTTTGTTAAACAGGGTGTAGACCAAGGGGTTTATGCCTGAGGAGACGTAGCCCACCCAGACGAAGATCTCCATCAGCCTGCCTACGACATTCTTGTCACAGCTGTGGCAAAGGACAGAGGTGATGTTGGTGATGAAGAAGGGGCACCACATGACCACGAAGAGCAAAAAGACGATCCCCAGGACCTTAGAGGCCCTCTGTTCAGTGCTGAGGTTCTGCATGGATTTCTTGCCCATGGTTGACATCCTTCGGATAGGCACCTCGTCCCTGATATCCTGGCCCCCATGGCTGGACGTCTGCTTGCTCCAGGGGCTGTCCAGCCCCGCTGCCCTCCCTGACCATGGTTCCTTAGGTAACTCCTTCTGGAGGACGGAGGAGATAGTGTGTCTGCTGAGGCAGTGGGACACCCTGGCCCTGAGACGATAGGCTTTCTTTCTCAACACGAGGATGGTGAGCAGGTAGATGACCATCATGATGGTGAGCGGTATGAAGAACGCCGCCAGTGAGCCAAACACGATGAAGTCATGGAAGCTGTCGGGCTTGAGCACGCACGCATGGCTGTCGCTGAACGTGATGTTATTTGGAAGAGAGGAGTTCCTCAGCCCGATGATGGGGATGGGTATTGCTATACCTGCAAGAGAGCAGATCCCATTATTCCTCTTATGATTTGTGCAGTACACACAGTTACAGCAACTAGTATATGATTATCTATACGTCGTAGCACTGGCAGTTATTTTGGGAGTCTGTGTTCACCTACAATTCAGTCTCTAGGTTTTGTGTTCCTTCATTCTTCTTGTGAGCTTTAGAAGTGTAATACAACCAGTGATGAAGTAAATGGTTGGCGGTACCATCAGCAAACCAGAAGGCAGGGTCAGACGGTCCCAGGAGCAATTGGCACCTAAGGGTGCACAAAGCTTAAATCACACTGCTGCCCTTGGGATTTGACCTGGTGACCTTCCAGTCACAGGCACACCGTGCTGAGCCACTGTCCCGCACACCACCCCATGTCATCTCTTCTTTTTGCTTACAGCTACAGCTTCAGATGCAGCTGAGCTCTTGAAACAATTTCGTAAGGCAGTTTTCCCCCTGGAAAATAACTGCCTAAAACCGTCAAACACTGTAAACAGGCCATTAATACCTGACCCATATTAAATATAACCATAACAATGCAGTGAACTTGTACTTCATTACTGGCATTGTCCTCATCTGAATATAATTACTTTCCACTTATCTGGTGATGTGTGGTGAAGTGCTTGGTCAGGAGACATTGTGCGCCGACAGCTAGTAAAAGCTTGTATATTCTTCTGTTCACAGGCTGTATTAATCAGACTGCATTTTGGGTCTGTTTTTGAAGGTTGTGTGAGACAAAGCGGTTTTTCCGTTGTACCAGGTAACACATTTTTGCTCAGTGATAGtatttgatttgtgtttgtttttccatTCGTTTGTCTACTAGCAGAGAATGACATCATAAagcattttgtaataaattcaaAAATCCCTATTATAGTATATTATAGTATTTTATAGAGCTGGGCGTGATGAAAATTGACATATGTTTTCATGCAGTTCTCACATGGGGGAGGTTAAGTTTTGCAAAAACATTCTTAATCTGTCATAAGAAACACAACTTGGCAAGCGATGCAGATTTAATGATGCtgccttttcaagattatctagtgcatgtaaaaaaaaaaataaaaaatcagtttaatgtCTCGTATGAGCTTTGCGTGTGCTCTTAGCCTTTTGCAGCATCACCAGTTTGGTGACACTAGGTAGATAAGTTCTGTTTGGTTATAGTTCATTTTGGCTAGACTAACTCATTTTTTACGTTATAAATATCACAAAGAAATCACATGGCAAAATCCTATTTAAACTTTTTCTGATATCACACGGCCTtatagcagatttttttttttaatcgtgcCATTAAATTCTCGTCATCTCGTTGAATCTGTTCTGTTCTTCAAATCAGATGACAGTGAAAACTTGGG is a window of Brienomyrus brachyistius isolate T26 chromosome 15, BBRACH_0.4, whole genome shotgun sequence DNA encoding:
- the htr2b gene encoding 5-hydroxytryptamine receptor 2B, with amino-acid sequence MPSLAPDASGLINGSAAGGGGELHWASLLIIVVILPTIGGNILVILAVSLEKKLQNATNYFLMSLAVADLLVGLLVMPIALVTVLFNSGWPLPEFLCPIWLFLDVLFSTASIMHLCAISLDRYVAIKRPIQHSQFKSRAKAMMKIAVVWLISIGIAIPIPIIGLRNSSLPNNITFSDSHACVLKPDSFHDFIVFGSLAAFFIPLTIMMVIYLLTILVLRKKAYRLRARVSHCLSRHTISSVLQKELPKEPWSGRAAGLDSPWSKQTSSHGGQDIRDEVPIRRMSTMGKKSMQNLSTEQRASKVLGIVFLLFVVMWCPFFITNITSVLCHSCDKNVVGRLMEIFVWVGYVSSGINPLVYTLFNKTFRQAFSRYITCDYGSARPPRAAHQSHGKISFHSSVAENSKLFMKNGINSTYQSPLRRRPVPTAPSPTILLDTLPLKEIGSKAEEQVSYL